In Defluviitalea raffinosedens, the DNA window TTATTGATGACAAAGAATTATGGAGTCTTGGCGGCAAAATGGCTACAAGACAGTCTTCTGGAAAAGTCATTAACTATTTGGCTAAGGTATTGCCTAATCTCATTGGGGGTTCTGCGGACCTTGCGCCTTCAAATAAAACTTATATGGATGGAAGAGGAGATTTTTCAGCAGAAAATCCAACAGGATCCAATCTTCATTTTGGTGTAAGAGAACATGCCATGGGTGCTATCCTTAATGGAATGAAACTTCATGGAGGCTTAATCGTATTTGGCGGAACCTTTTTTGTATTTAGTGATTACATGAAAGATTCCATGCGTTTATCAGCATTGATGAATCTTCCAGTCATCTATGTACTGACTCACGACAGCATTGGTGTTGGTGAAGACGGACCAACTCATCAGCCCATTGAACATCTGGCAGCTCTTAGAAGTATGCCAAACTTAAATGTATTCCGTCCTGCGGATGCTAAAGAAACCGTAGCCGGCTGGTACAGTGCATTGACTTCAGGCAAACCTACAGCATTGATCCTTACACGCCAGGATCTGCCTGACTTAGGTACTGACGGAAAAGACGCCCTAAGAGGTGCGTACATCTTAAAAGACAGTGAAAACCCAGACATCATCTTGATGGCAACAGGTTCGGAGGTACATTTGATTTCTGAAGCTGCAGATGTTTTAAAGACAAAAGGCATTCATGCAAGGGTCATTAGCATGCCTTCATGGGAAATTTTTGAGGAGCAAAGTGAAGAATATAAAGCAAAACTTCTTCCAAAGCATATCAGAAAACGCCTTGCTGTGGAAGCGGCTTCTTCTTTTGGATGGCATAAATATTTAGGACTGGACGGTAAAATGATCTCTATAGATACTTTTGGCGCTTCGGGTCCTGCAGATACTTTATTCAAACATTTTGGATTTACAGTAGAAAACATCGTTAAAACAGTAGAAGATATGATGAAAGAATAATATATCCTTAAAAATTTATAAGTTTTAATAGACAAGAGGGACAATTTGTCCCTCTTTTTAATATGTATATAATAAGAAATTTTTTAGAAGAAGGGAGGGGAGCCATGCAAATTCAAAAAGACTTGCTTACAATTAACGAATACAGCCGGCCGGGTACTAAGCTTAAGAAGGTACAGGGAATTGTGGTCCACTGGGTAGCCAATCCGAACACTTCAGCAAAGGCCAATCGTAATTTCTTCGAAAATCGAAAAAACGGAAAATCCGGATACGGTTCTGCCCATTATATTATTGACCTGGATGGTAGCATTATTATGGCAATTCCACCAGAAGAAGTTGCATATCACGTAGGAGCAGAATCCTATCGTTCAGAAGCCTTAAAACGGTTAGGAAGCTATCCTAACAGTACAACCTTGGGGATTGAATGTACCCATGTGGATTGGAACGGAAAAATGACAGATAAAACCTATGAAAGTCTCATTTTGTTTTGCGCAGAATTATGCAAGAAATATAATCTTGACCCCTTAGCAGACTTATACAGACATTATGATATTACGGGAAAGATATGTCACAAGTGGTTCGTGGATCATCCAGATAAATGGGAAAAATTCAAGCAAAAAGTAAAGG includes these proteins:
- a CDS encoding N-acetylmuramoyl-L-alanine amidase — translated: MQIQKDLLTINEYSRPGTKLKKVQGIVVHWVANPNTSAKANRNFFENRKNGKSGYGSAHYIIDLDGSIIMAIPPEEVAYHVGAESYRSEALKRLGSYPNSTTLGIECTHVDWNGKMTDKTYESLILFCAELCKKYNLDPLADLYRHYDITGKICHKWFVDHPDKWEKFKQKVKECMDGAAENKEQVKFNLLGKEHLVEGFIKDGKTYVPARELLEALGFTVGWEAETKTVSVKKKN